Below is a window of Fervidobacterium pennivorans DSM 9078 DNA.
CAGCGGTACTAATGCAATAGGAAAATCAACATTTCTGTGGGTTATAGATTATGCATTCGGCGGTGACAGATACTACTCCATGTCGGATGATATAAAAAAGGAAATAGGCCCACATACCATCCATTTCACTTACGAGTTTGAAGGACAACCGTACTATTTTTATAGAAGTACTGAAGATACTAAAAATGTATATCGAAGTGATAAGGACGGACATTTTATTACAAAATTGACACTTGATGAATTTCGTAGCTTTCTATTTCAAGAATATAAAGTTGGTACCCCCTCTCTTACATTTTCAGATATAACTGAGCGTTTTTTCCGCATTTATGGGCGCGAAAATACGCTAGAAAAGTATCCATTACTTGTAAAACCTCGTGAACAAGATGAAAAGGCAGTCGATTTTTTATTAAAACTTTTTGGGCACTATGAAATTCTATCTGCGATTAAGAGCATGGAAGAAGAACTTGGGATTAAATTTTCGCAGCTCAAATATCGCCAACATCAGAGAGTGGATATAGAAAAAATCGAAACCAATCAAAAAATGATCGAGTCTTTAAAGAAAAGGCTTCAAAAATTAATGAAAAACAACGAAGAAGCACAATTAGCAGTTTTTGGGTTTGATACACATACATTCGAACAAATAACTGCAATTCAAAAAGAATTGAATAGTTTTATTCGCAAACGTAATCGCTTGCAATCGCAGCTTAATGCTATTACGAGCAATATAGCTGATAGCAAGGCCGAAATCGCAAGTGAATTTGATTCATTGTTACACTTTTTCCCAAATGCTAATATAGCAGCATTTGAAAAGATTGAATATTTTCATGAGAAAATTAGAGAAATTTTAGGCGAAGAGATGAATCAGGAAATTGAGCGTTTGCAGCAAATAATTGATCAATATGATAAAGAAATAAATCGCCTTAATAGAAAAATTAAAGAAACTGGCTTAGCTAAGGAAATGTCAGAGAGAATACTATCACAGTGTGTTAATGTGTCCAAAACAATTGATAGACTTGAAGAAGAAACGGCGGATTTAATTCATCAAAAAGAACTTCAAGAAGCTCGCATTGAAGCAGAGAGGAAATTAAAAGATCTGCTACTGCAACAAACCGAAATAATACAAGAAATACAAGATAACATTAACCTACGAATGAAAATGATTAACGACGTAGTAACTGAACAGCAGGAAATCGCCCCACTTTTGCAAATAACTCCTCAAAAGGAAATTATATTTGAAACACCCGGAAACACAAGTGAGGGAACCGCTTTCAAGAGCCTAGTTATATACGATTTAACTATACTTGAACTACGGCCAATCCCTGCACTTATCCATGACTCCAATATCCTTAAACGTATTGAGGATATACACTTAGAACATATATTGGAACGTTATCAATCCAGTAATCGCCAGGTTTTCATTGCGTTTGATAAAGCTGATTCTACAACTGAGAAAGCGCACAAGATTTTAGAAGAAACAGCAATCTTGCGATTATCAGATGGTAATGAACTATTTGGTCGTTCGTGGAGTAAATACGAATCGAATGATTAAATATTAGGAGGATGAAAAATATGGCTGCAATCAATGATTTACTACGTCAAATTCCTGACACTTCTTTGCGTGATCGATTAGAACAGGAATTTGCCCGCTTATCAAAAAATAAAAAATTTGGTCTTGTATTTGAAGAGCACATTCCTGAATGTACTCCTCTATATGATGTGCCCGTAAAACGTGGCTCGACGGTTGCTCTCAAAACAGGCCATATTAACGATTTGTATACGGTGTTAAAAATAGAAAAGGATATCGCCCTTTGCCGCAACAAAGCAACAGGTGATACTAGAAATATCCCAGTTTCGGAGTTGGTTTCAGTTGCTCAATTTGGAGAACCTATTTTTCCCATGCTTCAGCCAATTGCTGCTGTAGAGAATGCACCTGACAGTAATTTATGGCACACTATTATTGAAGCAGATAATTACCACGCACTCCAGTTATTAGAGTATTTATATCCAAAGAAAGTAGACTGCATTTATATAGATCCACCATACAATACCGGTGCTCGGGATTGGAAATATAATAATGATTATGTTGATTCCACTGATAATTGGCGTCATAGTAAATGGCTATCCATGATGCAGAAACGTTTAAAGATAGCAAAAAGAATACTTGCTGATGATGGTGTTTTGATTACTACAATAGATGACAATGAATATGCTCATCTATGGATTCTCCTTCATGAAATTTTTCCAAACCTAACTCATACCTGCATAACCATTCAGCATAATCCCGGCGGAACTCAGGGCAAAAAATTTTCTGTGACTCATGAATATGCAATATTTTCATATTCATCAGAAAGTACTATTTTTCGCAAGCAACATACTGGTGGAGATGTATATAATTTAAGACGTTGGGGAAGCACTTCAGGTCGCTACGAAGGTGCAACATGTTTTTATCCAGTAATTCTAGACTCTAACTATAACATCATCGGTTTTGGTGATTTACTCGATGAAGAGTTACACCATACAGCTCAAGTAGAATATAATGCAGATGGTACAATTTATGTTTGGCCAATTGATAAGAATGGCATTGAAAAGAAATGGTGATATGGACGTGATACCGTAGAATCAGTAAAAGATAGAATGTTTATTGAAAAAAGAGGAAATCGAATAGAAATTATTTTACGTAGAGAAAGCGAACCTCCAAAAACGGTTTGGACTGATCCTTTATATAATGCAGAAGCCCATGGTACAGATATGCTTAAAACCATAATTGGTGGCGGTTTTTCTTACCCAAAATCACTCTATGCTGTCCATGATGCATTGTTATTCGCTGTATCAGGAAAGAAAAATGCTTTAATTGTCGACTTTTTTGCTGGTAGTGGAACAACGCTCCATGCGGTAAATTTACTAAACGTAGAGGATAATGGTAACCGTCGTTGTATTTTAGTAACAAATAACGAAGTATCAGACGCAGAATCAAAAGCTTTACGCGAACAAGGATATCAACCTGGCGACCCAGAATGGGAAAAACATGGTATATGTCGCTCGGTTACTTGGCCTAGGATAAAATATAGTATCCTTGGAAAACGTGATGATGGCACTATCCTATCAGGAGAGTATTACACAAACCAAACAGTATCAAAAGAGGTAGAGCGTTCATTCTATCAGCTTGGCTTTATTGAGAATCCTACGGAACTAACAACTAATGCAAAAAAGCAGCTTGTTTCTTTGCTACGCGGTAAGGATGGAAAGTCGCAATTACCACAATCATTAGTCAAAGCAGATAGTAAATTCATTGTTTCGGATAAACATTCGGCGACGATCTTGTTTGATGTAAATGCTGTTAATGAATGGCTGGAAGCTTTAGAAGATCAAGACCACATCACAGACTTTTATATAGTGGTAAAATCTGCTGCCACTTTCAAGGAAATTAAAGCACGGGTATCAAACTTGCTCGGTCCAATGAATGTAACATTGCAAGTTAAACGTCCCATGAGCGATGGTTTTCCTGCAAATGTTGAGTATTTTAAACTAGGTTTTTTAGATAAAAACAGCGTATCACTAGGTCAACAATTCCGCGAAATATTACCATTGCTTTGGCTAAAATCCGGTGCTATCGGCCGGAGGCCAGAAATAAACAGCGATGAAGAACCAGATATGTTAATTCTTCCTCAAAACGGCTTTGCAGTTCTGGTTGATGAAACAAAATATGCCGAGTTTGCAAAAAAGATTTCAGAAGTAAATAATATTAAAGTGGTATATTTTGTAACAAACTCGGAGGAAGCTTTCCGCGAAATGACTGATGGCATAAAAATAAAAAATACATACCAACTATACCGCGATTACATTGATAACTTTGTGTTGGGAAGTAGGAGGGATTCATAAATGAGAGTTACTTTATTTCCATTTCAGGAAACGGCTCTTGCAGAATTGCATGAGAAAATTAATAAAGCTCATTTAATGTGGAGCGAAAAAGACCCTCAGGTAATATCGTTTTCCGCACCTACGGGTTCTGGAAAAACTATAATTATGACTGCACTTTTTGAAGAAATCCTATATGGAGGTTCAGATAATATCGGCGATCCGAATTCAGTGTTTGTTTGGCTTTCCGATTCGCCGGAACTTAACGAGCAAACGCGATTAAAAATTGAAAGCAAATCAGACAAAATTCGTGTACGGGACTTAGTAACTGTAGATTCAAACTTTGATGCCGAGTATTTGGAGGGTGGACGTATTTATTTTATTAACACACAAAAACTCGGTTCTGACAAGTTATTAACAACTAAGTCCGATACAAGGCAATATACAATTTGGGAAACACTCACAAATACAGCTAAACGCATTCCCAAACAGTTCTATGTGGTCATTGATGAAGCACATAGAGGGACTTATACCTCTGCTCAAGCAGAAAATAAAGCACAATCCATCATGCAAAAATTCATCAAAGGTAGCGAAGAAGACGGACTTTGTATTATGCCTTTAGTTATCGGCGTGACCGCAACACCCCAGAGATTTGATAACTTAATTGCTGGGACTACTTCGACAGTACAAAAAGTTATTGTTCCACCTGAACAAGTACGTGAATCGGGGCTTTTAAAGGACAGAATCATTATTCATTACCCAGATATCCAACTTGGTGCCGATATGACAATGTTCAAAGGTGCAGTCGAAAATTGGCTTAATAAATGTGCTCACTGGAAAGCTTACTGTGAACGTGAAAATGAGAAAATGGTAAACCCTATCCTTGTCGTCCAAGTTGAGGATGGTAATGAACGAGAAATAACCCGTACCGATTTAGGGATTTGCATCGATTTGTTGGAAGAGGCAATGGGACGCAAGTTATTGCCCGGTGAAGTGGTACATACCTTTAATGATTATGGTACGATCAAAGTGCGTGACGTTGAAATTCATCAAATTGAAGCTTCTAGAATCGAAGACGAAGAAAATGTGAAGGTTGTGTTCTTCAAAATGAACCTTTCCACAGGTTGGGACTGTCCTCGTGCTGAAACAATGATGTCATTTCGTAGCGAGCAGGACTATACCTACATAGCACAGCTTTTGGGGCGTATGATTCGCACTCCTTTGGCAAGAAGAATTGCCTCCGATGCTGAACTTAATAATGTAAGTCTGTTTCTTCCATACTTTGATAAAGATACAGTAAAAAATGTTGTTAATGCTCTACATGATAGTGAATCGGTTATGCCCACTGAAACTGGTACAAATAAAGAGCTTATAACACTCGGGCGCAACCTCGCTTATTCTGATGTGTTTGATTCAATGGATAAGCTCATTACATACCGCCTGGATTCATCCCGCAAGCAAGCACCGCCTTAAGTTATTAATACAGCTTTCTAGAGCATTAACAATGGATGGTATTGATTTGGAAGCACAAAAAGCCGTTAAAAATGCAGTTTTATCAAAAATGGACGAAGAAATTGCTCGCATAAAAGTAAGTGGTGACTTTGATGGTCGAGTTGCTTCAATCACTGGATTTGCTCTTAATACGCTAACATTTGACTATGGAGAAAATGCTTATTCATTTGATGAAGCTACACAAACCATGACTGTTACCGAATTTGACATTTCTCGACATTTTGAACAAGCTGGAAGGATATTGGGAGAAGGCTTACATAAGGAGTATTGGATTCGCCACAGTACCCGAGACCATATTGAAGTAAAGATTGAAGTCATTGTGCTTACAAGTGATACTGCTGCTATGGAGCGAATAAACGCCTTTGCAGAAGAGAAATTTATTAGTCTATATGAGAATAATAAACGCTCTATTGCAAGATTAAATGAGGCTCGAAAAAACATCTATGAAAGATTAATAAATGCTTCCGCTCAACCAATAGCTATTCCTTGGGTATTGCCAGATTCAATCGATTTTTCAGTTTCAGATAACAGTATAAAAATTGATCGACACCTCTATTGTTCTGAGGATGGAACATTCCAAGCATCACTAAACCCATGGGAAAAGGGAGTTATTGAAGAAGAACTAAAAAACGGTGCCGTTTGCTGGTTACGTAATCTTGATCGTAAAAAGTGGTCACTTGAAATCCCATATGAGGTCGGCGGTGTTATCACTTCTATGTTTCCTGATTTAGTGGTAGTGAGAGCTGATGCACAAGGTTACATTTTTGATATTCTAGAACCACACGACCCCAGCCGTAAGGACAATTATCCCAAGGCAGTTGGCCTAGCAAAATTCGCAGAGAAACATTGGGATAAATTTGGAAGAATTCAACTTATCCGGCAAAAGAAAGGATTAGACGGTCGTGAACATTTCTATAGACTTGATATGGCAAAAGTAGCTGTTAGAAATAAAGTTCGTGGCATTACATCAAACGAGGAACTTGATAGAATTTTTGATACGGATGCTGAGCGAGAAGATTAAATTATACATCCATCCTGTATCCTCAACCCCCTGTAAAAAAGGCGGTTATCTAATCTGGTAACTCAACTATTAATTTTCGGGACGGTTGATATGTTCCCTCAAGCAACAAAAATAAGGGTTTCCTGACATTGCCACATCCGGCATCGGCCTCGAGAAAAACTAAATGTCTGGAAACCCTTTATTTACAAGCTTTTCAGTTTTTTATTTCTCAACCTTTGACATCAATGTGACGCACTCAACGTGAAATACTTAGGCTATTTATGGAATAAGTCAATAAATCGTAAGATATCTTTATTTATCAATGTTTACTCGTCGTTTTTCTTTTCTATGTCATCTATGCTTACCTTTAAGAAAGTAGGCTATTTTGTTTTTATGCTTCAAAAGACCCTGTAAGCTAGGTTTTATCATTGAGAATATAATTGGACAATAACCACTTCTGGCCTGTTATTAATTCTTACAGGAATTATGCTGTTTCCAATACCACGACTGACAATCATCGTAGTATTGGCTTCATGATATTCTCCTGCATCATATTTTGGGAAAAACCCCTGATTTGGAGCAATAACGCCCCCTATAAAAGGAATTCTGAACTGCCCGCCATGTGCATGACCACTGAGAACTAAATCAATGTCATTTTTTACATATACTCCAAAGAATTCTGGTCTGTGCGACAATAAAATCTTGAACCCATCTTTTAAATTCATATTGTAAAGTTTAGCCTCTAGCATGCTCTCTTGAAGGTAAGGAGCCTGATCTGAAAAATCAGGATCGTCCAAACCAATCAGTTGAATGCTGTCTTTATCATTCGATATTGTAATCACCTCATCACGTAATACAGTGACACCTGCGTCGAGCAATTGTTCTTCCAGTTCATAGTAGATATCTCCAATCCATGCCTCATGGTTGCCTGTCACATAATAGCACGGAGAAATTTTTACCGCCTGTTGAATAAACTTTATTGCAATGTCTATGTCCATGTGATTTGAATCTACCAGATCACCAGTAATAACAATGATATCAGGATTCTCCTCTTTCAAGATTTTAATTGTTTTCGAATTATCCTCTCCAAATTCTGAATTATGCAAATCTGCAATCTGTGCAATCTTATATCCTTCAAATGCAACTGGCAAACGCTCCAAAGTTATCTTATAACGAGTGGTGCCTACTGTAAGATTACCCCAGACGGTTATAGCTCCAAAAACAGCCAATAAGATTAGAATTGTAATTATGATGATTCTTTTTGATTTATTATTATTTTTCATTTTTTTCAATCCAAATAACCTCCATAAATCCAAATTTGCTATTTTCTCTTAGAACTGTACTTTTTATTTTTTCTCTGGTTGCCATCTTCACCCTTTATAACATTACTTCTATTTGCCTTCTCAATCTGTACTGCCTTAAACTGTTCATCACTTATAATAGAAGGATTATTATCTTCAGAAATATAATGAGCTTCGTACTTCCCTGAATTTAATAGTCGAACTATTCCTATATATTTTTCATTACTTAACATTACATCAATTGTCCTTTTACTCCACTTATCTTTTCCAGTTGGGGATTTAATACCAAGCTTTTCTAACTCTTCAATTATTCCTATAATACTTTTGCCTTGAAGGTAAAAATCAAATATTAGCTGTACATTTTTAGCCTCTTCATCATCTATAATAAGACTGCCATCAACATCATTTTTATAGCCATAACATTTACGGTTATACAGCTTTGAAGTGCCTTGTGCCGCTCTTTGTTTAATACCCCATTTTATATTATCACTTCTAGATTCATTTTCCGCCTGTGCAATAGCTTCGATGATAGATATCATAAGGTCACTATCTGTATTTGCAGTATCTAGATCTTCTTGCTCAAATATTACACGAACTCCTAACGTTTTTAGTTGATTTAATGCTTCAAGTGTATCCACTGTATCTCTACCAAATCGGCTAATACTCTTAGTGAGTATTATATCTAGATTATGGGAGTTGCAATCTTCAAGCATACGAGAGAACTCTTTGCGAGAAGAACCGGTTTTCCCAGAGGCAATATCCATATAAACATCAACAAGTAACCATTGAGGCGTGGCCGCAGTTACCCTTGTAAGGGCAGATACTTGAGCAGTAAGGCTTTTCAATTGTTCAAAACTATTACTACTGACCCGGCAGTAAATACCTACTCTTTTCTCTCGTTTTGGAGGTTTAGGTGGTATAAAATGAACTTTTGGGTTTTTAGACATGTTCTACCTCCAAATTAATATTTTTTATAAACAATCAACATAAAAAGTATTATTAATTTCTTTCATTTTCTTTTTTATTAATAACTTAAGAATAATAGCAATAAATATTATTACAGCAGTACCCCACCCATATACTTGAATACTCATGTGCCAAGGTGTCGATTGAATCTCATATAAACCTGGATTATTTCTAAAATCAAAATATGTATATATACTATGAGCAATAAACACACCGATAAATGAACCAATTAAACAATTCAAGAAATTATTTATTTTTTTAAACATGCTGATCCCCACTTCCAATTCATATAAAATAAAGCCTTAAAATTTTATAAACGTACACACTGACTATTCAACATATAGCAAAACATTATTTATGATATGTAGGCTATTTAAAATATCTTATCACATCTATCCTATCTCCACAACCCTACCAATCCATCTAATCTGTCAACTCAACCCTATGGCAATTTTAGTCTTTGATATGTTTCCTCAACCACTAAAAATAAGGGTTTCCCAGCATTATCAGCTCTAGAAAATAATCTAGAAAAACTAACTACACTTGGAAACCCTTGATTTATCAATGTTTTAAATACACCTTATTTTTATACCCTTGACATCAATACCACCGTCTCAACATGATACGTTTGAGGAAACATGTCAAATGGTTGAACGGCTAGTATGTTGTAGTGTTCTTTCAAAACGGCCAAGTCCCTTGCAAGTGTTGATGGATCGCAAGAAATATATGCGATTTTCTCGGGTTTAACTCTTATTATATGTTCACATACGGACTTTCCTGCGCCTCCTCTTGGAGGGTCGAGCACGATTACATTTGCTTTATCATCGTAAGAACGAATGAATTCCTCAACATCTGTTTCTTCATATTTTACATTTCTCAAGTTGTTTATATTGGCGTTTGCTCTCCCTGCTTTGACCGCTATATGCGAACTTTCAACAGCGACAACATATTTCGAAAGCATCGCCAACCTCATTGTAAACGTTCCTACTCCTGCGTATAAATCTAAGACCTTTTCGTTTCCTTTTAGGTCAAGTTGCTTAATAACGTATTCTATCATCTTAGCTGCTATATGGTAATTATTTTGGAAGAAAGCAGTTGGTGGAATTTGGAATTTTTCATAATCCATCTCCACTTCCAAAACGCCTGAACCATAAAGTGTTTTATACGGTCCTCTTAAAACTACGCTGTCGGAAGAGTTCATAACATGGATAATAGAGTTTACTTGTGGAACTCTTCTAAGTAGTTCAGCACGTATAAATTTTGCCTCATCAAACCTTTCGGTTTTTGTTACGAATATTGCCATAGTTTGATTATTTGAATGGGAATAC
It encodes the following:
- a CDS encoding DUF2326 domain-containing protein, whose product is MLKEIRCDKFAPNHQVIKLNEGLNTVLGSSSGTNAIGKSTFLWVIDYAFGGDRYYSMSDDIKKEIGPHTIHFTYEFEGQPYYFYRSTEDTKNVYRSDKDGHFITKLTLDEFRSFLFQEYKVGTPSLTFSDITERFFRIYGRENTLEKYPLLVKPREQDEKAVDFLLKLFGHYEILSAIKSMEEELGIKFSQLKYRQHQRVDIEKIETNQKMIESLKKRLQKLMKNNEEAQLAVFGFDTHTFEQITAIQKELNSFIRKRNRLQSQLNAITSNIADSKAEIASEFDSLLHFFPNANIAAFEKIEYFHEKIREILGEEMNQEIERLQQIIDQYDKEINRLNRKIKETGLAKEMSERILSQCVNVSKTIDRLEEETADLIHQKELQEARIEAERKLKDLLLQQTEIIQEIQDNINLRMKMINDVVTEQQEIAPLLQITPQKEIIFETPGNTSEGTAFKSLVIYDLTILELRPIPALIHDSNILKRIEDIHLEHILERYQSSNRQVFIAFDKADSTTEKAHKILEETAILRLSDGNELFGRSWSKYESND
- a CDS encoding DNA methyltransferase; its protein translation is MAAINDLLRQIPDTSLRDRLEQEFARLSKNKKFGLVFEEHIPECTPLYDVPVKRGSTVALKTGHINDLYTVLKIEKDIALCRNKATGDTRNIPVSELVSVAQFGEPIFPMLQPIAAVENAPDSNLWHTIIEADNYHALQLLEYLYPKKVDCIYIDPPYNTGARDWKYNNDYVDSTDNWRHSKWLSMMQKRLKIAKRILADDGVLITTIDDNEYAHLWILLHEIFPNLTHTCITIQHNPGGTQGKKFSVTHEYAIFSYSSESTIFRKQHTGGDVYNLRRWGSTSGRYEGATCFYPVILDSNYNIIGFGDLLDEELHHTAQVEYNADGTIYVWPIDKNGIEKKW
- a CDS encoding DNA methyltransferase codes for the protein MFIEKRGNRIEIILRRESEPPKTVWTDPLYNAEAHGTDMLKTIIGGGFSYPKSLYAVHDALLFAVSGKKNALIVDFFAGSGTTLHAVNLLNVEDNGNRRCILVTNNEVSDAESKALREQGYQPGDPEWEKHGICRSVTWPRIKYSILGKRDDGTILSGEYYTNQTVSKEVERSFYQLGFIENPTELTTNAKKQLVSLLRGKDGKSQLPQSLVKADSKFIVSDKHSATILFDVNAVNEWLEALEDQDHITDFYIVVKSAATFKEIKARVSNLLGPMNVTLQVKRPMSDGFPANVEYFKLGFLDKNSVSLGQQFREILPLLWLKSGAIGRRPEINSDEEPDMLILPQNGFAVLVDETKYAEFAKKISEVNNIKVVYFVTNSEEAFREMTDGIKIKNTYQLYRDYIDNFVLGSRRDS
- a CDS encoding DEAD/DEAH box helicase, whose product is MRVTLFPFQETALAELHEKINKAHLMWSEKDPQVISFSAPTGSGKTIIMTALFEEILYGGSDNIGDPNSVFVWLSDSPELNEQTRLKIESKSDKIRVRDLVTVDSNFDAEYLEGGRIYFINTQKLGSDKLLTTKSDTRQYTIWETLTNTAKRIPKQFYVVIDEAHRGTYTSAQAENKAQSIMQKFIKGSEEDGLCIMPLVIGVTATPQRFDNLIAGTTSTVQKVIVPPEQVRESGLLKDRIIIHYPDIQLGADMTMFKGAVENWLNKCAHWKAYCERENEKMVNPILVVQVEDGNEREITRTDLGICIDLLEEAMGRKLLPGEVVHTFNDYGTIKVRDVEIHQIEASRIEDEENVKVVFFKMNLSTGWDCPRAETMMSFRSEQDYTYIAQLLGRMIRTPLARRIASDAELNNVSLFLPYFDKDTVKNVVNALHDSESVMPTETGTNKELITLGRNLAYSDVFDSMDKLITYRLDSSRKQAPP
- a CDS encoding metallophosphoesterase, with protein sequence MKNNNKSKRIIIITILILLAVFGAITVWGNLTVGTTRYKITLERLPVAFEGYKIAQIADLHNSEFGEDNSKTIKILKEENPDIIVITGDLVDSNHMDIDIAIKFIQQAVKISPCYYVTGNHEAWIGDIYYELEEQLLDAGVTVLRDEVITISNDKDSIQLIGLDDPDFSDQAPYLQESMLEAKLYNMNLKDGFKILLSHRPEFFGVYVKNDIDLVLSGHAHGGQFRIPFIGGVIAPNQGFFPKYDAGEYHEANTTMIVSRGIGNSIIPVRINNRPEVVIVQLYSQ
- a CDS encoding recombinase family protein, translating into MSKNPKVHFIPPKPPKREKRVGIYCRVSSNSFEQLKSLTAQVSALTRVTAATPQWLLVDVYMDIASGKTGSSRKEFSRMLEDCNSHNLDIILTKSISRFGRDTVDTLEALNQLKTLGVRVIFEQEDLDTANTDSDLMISIIEAIAQAENESRSDNIKWGIKQRAAQGTSKLYNRKCYGYKNDVDGSLIIDDEEAKNVQLIFDFYLQGKSIIGIIEELEKLGIKSPTGKDKWSKRTIDVMLSNEKYIGIVRLLNSGKYEAHYISEDNNPSIISDEQFKAVQIEKANRSNVIKGEDGNQRKNKKYSSKRK
- the rlmD gene encoding 23S rRNA (uracil(1939)-C(5))-methyltransferase RlmD, with translation MTDKDFYKKSEKVEQLYTVYIERYAYGGYGIGKLPGGKLVFVEGTYPGDLAEIEVVQEKSDVAFGRLKTLLEKSEFRRTPRCKYYGICGGCQMMDVKYEKQLELKTLVVKEQLKRIGKIDVDVNPTIPSDLEFGYRNKMEFAFFYSNTEGVILGLKMRNSNKVINIKECPISPSSFNKVLEVAPEIVELSKAKIYNPRTGSGMLKHLVMRYSHSNNQTMAIFVTKTERFDEAKFIRAELLRRVPQVNSIIHVMNSSDSVVLRGPYKTLYGSGVLEVEMDYEKFQIPPTAFFQNNYHIAAKMIEYVIKQLDLKGNEKVLDLYAGVGTFTMRLAMLSKYVVAVESSHIAVKAGRANANINNLRNVKYEETDVEEFIRSYDDKANVIVLDPPRGGAGKSVCEHIIRVKPEKIAYISCDPSTLARDLAVLKEHYNILAVQPFDMFPQTYHVETVVLMSRV